The Bacillus andreraoultii genome has a window encoding:
- the istB gene encoding IS21-like element helper ATPase IstB, with amino-acid sequence MDKRQEIIELCKELRLPSIRRMVNDESNFKKPDEAFEVLLQVLHQEHSDRLIRSKQNRIRTANFPQKKLLEELVESSLPDQARQKLPYLKTLKFIEEGQNVIFTGSPGTGKSHISIALGIEACLAGYKVFFATVPSLINQLKEYKSERTLRSFELKFERYDLVIIDELGYISFDKEGAELLFTHLSLRAGRKSTIITSNLPFLKWQEIFHDPVLTAALTDRLTHKSHVINMNGPSFRMKET; translated from the coding sequence AGATTATTGAGCTGTGTAAGGAATTGCGTTTGCCTAGTATTCGAAGGATGGTCAATGATGAAAGTAATTTCAAAAAACCGGATGAGGCATTTGAAGTGTTACTTCAGGTGCTTCATCAAGAACATAGCGACCGACTGATACGGTCGAAACAGAATCGAATACGTACAGCCAATTTCCCACAGAAAAAATTATTGGAAGAATTAGTTGAAAGTTCTTTACCTGATCAGGCCCGACAAAAGTTACCTTATTTAAAAACGTTAAAGTTTATTGAAGAAGGACAAAATGTGATTTTTACAGGTTCACCCGGTACGGGGAAGTCGCACATTTCTATAGCACTCGGTATAGAAGCCTGTTTAGCTGGATATAAAGTCTTCTTTGCGACAGTACCATCTCTAATTAATCAACTTAAAGAATACAAATCTGAAAGAACTCTTCGCTCATTTGAATTGAAATTTGAAAGATATGATTTAGTAATCATTGATGAACTTGGATATATCTCATTTGATAAAGAAGGAGCAGAACTATTATTTACGCATTTATCATTACGTGCAGGGAGAAAGTCTACAATCATTACAAGCAATTTACCATTTTTAAAATGGCAAGAAATCTTTCATGATCCAGTTTTAACAGCTGCCTTAACGGATCGGCTTACACATAAGTCACATGTTATTAATATGAATGGGCCATCTTTTAGAATGAAAGAAAC